From the genome of Synergistaceae bacterium:
GGCCTGCCCCTCTTGCGATATGCCCTCGCGGGCTAGTATTTTCGCAATGGTCTTGAAGATGATCTTCATGTCGAGCGCGAATGAGATGTTATCCACGTACCAGACGTCGCAGGCGAACTTCTCCTCCCACGATATTGCGTTCCTGCCGTTAACCTGAGCCCAGCCGGTGATGCCGGGGCGGACCTCGTGTCTGCGGGCCTGCTCGGGGGAGTAGCGTTCAAGGTATTGCGTCAGGAGAGGTCTGGGCCCCACCAGGCTCATTTGCCCGCGCACGACGTTGAACAGCTCCGGCAGCTCGTCTATGCTGGTGCTGCGCAGGAACTGCCCGAACGGAGGCAGTCTCTTCGCATCGGGAAGCAGGTCCCCCTCCTCGTCGCGCTCGTCGGTCATGGTCCTGAACTTGTACATGGTGAAGATCCCGCCGCCGAGGCCGGGGCGCTCCTGTCTGAACAGGACCGGCGAGCCGAGTTTTACACGCACCAACAGCGCGACGACAAGCATCAGAGGCGATAACAAAACCAACAGAGCGAGCGACGCGACAAGGTCGAACGCCCGCTTGAAAAACGGGTAGATCAAGTGCGCACATCCTTTCGCGCATCGGTGGATTTCATGGGAATGATACCATAATGGGGGATTGAGGGGGAAGGGGCGGGATCCCTCGGGCTTTCGCGGCACTTACTCGCCAAGGTCACTCGTCGCAGCAGTCCTCCATCGGTTATAATCTCCCTCGGACGACTCGCGCGGGGGTTTCGCCCTCGCAATAATTATAGTGGGAGAGGATTACTATGCGCATCTGCGTGGTTGGCACCGGATATGTCGGGCTTGTGACCGGGGCGTGCTTTGCGGAGATCGGGCACGATGTCTGGTGCGTGGACGTCGACGAGCGGAAGATCGCCATGCTGCAGGAGGGGCGCATCCCCATCTACGAGCCGGGGCTGGAGGAGATCGTCAGGCGCAACTCGTCGCAGGGGCGGCTGCGCTTCACCACCAGCCTTAAGGAGGGTATGGAGAGCTCTCTGTTCATCTTCATCGCGGTGGGAACTCCGCCGGACAACGCGGGGGCGGCGGACCTGTCCTACGTCTGGAGCGTCGCGCGCGAGGTCGGCGACCATCTGGAGAGCTACAAGGTTGTGGTGACCAAGTCGACCGTGCCAGTGGGTACAACTCTGCGAGTGAAGCAGATAGTCGGCGAGAGGCTGGCGCTGCGCGGCAGGGCGGACCTGGAGTTCGACGTGGCCTTCTGCCCGGAGTTCCTGAAAGAGGGCAACGCGGTCGAGGACTTCATGAAGCCGGACCGCATCGTGGTCGGCACGGAGAACAACCGCACCGCGGAGCTGCTGAAGGAGCTCTTCTTCCTCTTCACCATGCGCGAGAACCGCATCCTCACCATGTCCATCCCGTCGGCGGAGCTGACCAAGTACGCGGCCAACGCCATGCTCGCCACCCGCATCAGCTTCATGAACGAACTGGCACGCTTCTGCGAGCGAGCCGGGGCGGACGTGGACGAGGTGCGGCTGGGGATGGGGTCGGACTCGAGAATCGGTTCGTCCTTTCTGTACGCAGGGGTGGGTTATGGTGGGTCGTGCTTCCCCAAGGACGTGAGGGCACTGATAGCCTCGGGGGACGAGGCGCAGTCGCAGTTTTCCATCCTGAAGGCCGTGGACGTGGTGAACCGGGAGCAGCGCGAGTGGTTTTTGCAAAAAATACTGGCTCACTACGGCGGCGACGTCTCCGGGCGACTCTTCGCGGTGTGGGGGCTGAGCTTCAAGCCGCAGACGGACGACGTGCGCGAGTCGCCCGCCCTCTACATCATCCCGAGGCTTGTCGAGGCGGGGGCGAGGATCAGGGCGCACGACCCGGTTGCGACCGGGAACGCGCGCGAGCGGCTTGCCGAGTTCGAGGGCTCGGTCGAGTACGTGGACGAGAACTACGAGGCGCTGGAGGGGGCGGACGCGCTCATTTTGATGACGGAGTGGCCCCCCTTCCGCAGGCCGGACTTTCAGAGGATGAAGGAGCTGCTGAAGCACCCGACGGTCTTCGACGGCCGCAACCAGTACAACCCGACGTCGATGCGCGCCGCGGGCTTCGACTACGTCTGCATAGGGCGCTGCCTGCCGGGGAGCTAGAGGCCCAGCCTCTCCAGCCGGTAGTCGTAGCTGGCGAATACTGTCATCCCGACTGTAGGAATCCCTCGTCGCTGACGCTCATCGGGATGGCAAAAAAGGCAGTGCGTCTGGGACGACAGGTATCGTCACTTCCCGAAAATAATCCTTGACGGACAGCATTTCTCATGCGATAATTCTTACGGAGGCTCGGCAGAGGGGAGACCGTCAAGGTTGAACCGAAAGCTTTGCCTCTTTTCCTTTCTCGCGTGATGAGTACAGGTCGTCCGCGTAAAAGATGCCGTAGCAGTCGGCGAACTTGTTTTCTCCGTATTCCAGCCCCTTCTTTATGTACTGCAAGCGGAAAAGCCAGTCCTCGAATCTATCCGAGAGCTCCTGTCTGAGTTCGCCCGAGTCGTCCAGGTGATTGATCCTGCGGAAGCCCCAGTTGATGGCGTATATGCAAATATCCGCAGCTTGTATGGCGTACACGAGGTCGGATTCGACAAAGAACGGCGTCGGAACAATACGGGTAGCGCGTTCACGCCCCTTTGCAGTGGAGGCGAAGTATCTTTCTATGCGTCGGATAAATTTTCTGTCGGCGCTTTTTTCAACCTTGTCCATGATCACAAGGCCCTCCGTACCGTTTTCCTCCAGCAAATAAAAGAAGCGCTCGAAGAGAAACACTTGGTCTTTGCGAAGAAACTCTTCGTAAAGAAAGCCTTCAGGTTTACTGACCCATCGAGGAACCATCGAAGCAATTATGACCGCCTCGTGATGATAAAGCTCCTCGAAAACTCTCCCCGCCATCATCAGGCACGCCTGCCCGTACGCGGTGAACTCTATCCTTGCAGGGGTAACCCCGGCTTTTCCTTTTGCCAGAAAGGATGCGACGTGTTTTTTTCGTTCTTAGTCGGACAGCGGAGTTTTGCACTGTTTGGCATGGCGCAGACGTTTCGGGCCGAGCAGCTTGGCTCCCTTGATCTCGTGTCCACAGTCACTCAAACGGCACCCGAAGCACTCCATCTCAATCCGCTGTAGGGACTGAATCAGTCGCCAAAGTCTTCCGATCCGAACTGCGAATCCACCCCGGACTTCAAACGGGCATGTAGTATGATCGTGACCGCTTTCGTCTACAAAGAACAACCAACTCATGGCATGAATCTCCTTTTCGTGCGAAGGAACACGCTCCTCGGGATAAGCGATCTACGTGAACGGAAAAAACGCCCGTTCGGTCATCTACTTAAGTCATCCCGAACGCAGTGAGGGATCTAGGTTGTAACTCTTCGCGGATGATCGTCGGGCGCTGCCTGCCGGGGAGCTACAGCCCCAGCCGCTCCAGCCGGTAGTCGCCGCTGAGGATCGAGTCGGTCCAGGCCTTGTTGTCCAGGTACCACTGAACCGTGCTGTCCAGGCCATGCTCGAAGGTCTCGACCGGCTTCCAGCCGAGCTCCCGTCCGATCTTCGCCGCGTCGATAGCGTAGCGCCTGTCGTGACCCGGTCTGTCTTCGACAAATGTGATCTGCTCCCGGTAGGGCTTTCCGTCGGGGCGAGGGCGCTTGCGGTCGAGGATGGCGCATATCTCCTCGACTATGGCCAGGTTCGTCCGCTCCGAGTCGCCGCCTATGACGTAGGTCTCGCCGGGGACTCCCCTCTCCAGGGCGGTCAGCAGCGCGCGGCAGTGGTCGTCCACGTGCAGCCAGTCGCGGACGTTGCCGCCGTCGCCGTACAGGGGGAGCGACTTGCCCGCCAGCGCGGTGAGTATCATGTGGGGGATGAGCTTCTCGGGGAACTGGCGCGGCCCGTAGTTGTTGGAGCAGTTGGTGATCACCGCCGGAAGGCCGTATGTGTGGAAGTAGGCCCTGACCAGGTGGTCTGACGAAGCCTTGGAGGCGGAGTAGGGGGAGCGGGGGTCGTAGGGCGTCTCCTCGTCGAAGCGTCCCTCGGGACCGAGCGAGCCGAAGACCTCGTCGGTGGAGACGTGCAGGAAGCGGAAGGCGCTTCCGCCCTCGTCGTTCAGGGAGAGGAAGTACCTTCGGGAGGCCTCCAGCAGCCGGAATGTCCCGAGGACGTTGGTCAAGATGAAGTCCTCTGGCGCAGAGATGGACCGGTCGACGTGGCTCTCCGCCGCCAGGTGCATCACCGAATCGGGAGAGTGTCCCTCCAGCGCGTCGCGAAGCAGCGGCGCGTTCTTGATGTCGCCCTTGATGAAAGTGTAGCGTGGATGGCCCTCCAGATCCGCCAGAGAGGAGCGGTTGCCCGCGTAAGTAAGAGCGTCGATGTTGACCACACGGTACCCGTCGGCGAGCGCCATCCTCACGAGGTTGGACCCGATGAAGCCGCACCCGCCGGTAATCAGCAGTCCCTTCAACTTGCATCCCACCTTGCTGTTCGTTATGTAAGACAGCACCATTAAAGCGCACCGGGGGGGAGTTGGCAAGTTCGGGAGGATTAGGAAGGCGGCCAGAAACATGCCGCCTAGCGATCGGCACTAACGGAAAAACGCCCGTTCGGTCGCCTGCTTACCGCGCTGCGCGCGCTCGGGATGACAATTGCCGCGAGCTCCTCGGGGCGACTAAAGATTGGTTTCCCGGCTTGCCCGGGAAGCTTTATTTCCGAGAAGCGAGCCTGTTTCTTATTCTTTCAAACTCCTGGCAGGCCAATACCAGAGATTCCGGCGGGTTTTTCAATTGCCTGTTGTTTCTGCAATCGTCCGAGAGCGCATCGATAAACACATGAGCCTCCTTGCTTTCCGAGATCCGTCCGAATTCGGCTTTGTATGAATGCTTGTCGTTTTCATTTACTATCTCATCATGCAACCAGGCTATCCAAGTCTCGATATGCCATTTCGGAATGATGAAGACTATTGGTTCGTCGCACCGACGAGAGGGATGAAGCCGTGATTCAAGCGAGCTCCTTGCACGTTCAACCGGCAATTCGTCGGCATCGTGCATTACTATCAGAATTGTCGAGGCGCTCCTTTTTCGCAAAGCCGCAGCCTCTTTGGCAAAGTTGTCCGTAACGAACCTTTTGCCGGAGCCTTTGCCGGACGGGTAGCTCGGGACGCGTATTGCACGGTGCTTTACGCCCCAACCCCTGGTCAGGAATCGTTTTGCGAATATCTCGTGAGCCTTGTCCTCGCAAAGTATTACTATCTGAGACGCCTTACTCATTCTCCCAACCTCGAGCCATGACCTCGGCCGGAGTAATTCCCTCCACCACAGGGAAGGGCACGGCTTCCACATGAGAGCCCTCTTTGCGCGAGAACCACAGCTCCTCGCCCCTGGCCATTCGGTTCACAACTTCCGGGTGGTGGGAGATGATAATCGCCTGCCGGTCGAACTCGTCGCACATCGAGTTCAGGTTATCAAGCCAAGGCTGAATCTCGCGCATGGAGATGAAATTGTCGGGCTCGTCGATGAACACAGAGCTGAAGACCCCCAGCCTCAACGCCTCAAGAACGGTGTAGAGGAGCACCAACTGTCGCTGACCGTCGGAGAGCTCAGCGAAGTCGAAGGCATAGTCATTGTCCGTTATTCGAAACGTAGCCATCAATCTGCGAAACTCTCCGCTCTCTTTGAGGCTCAGCTGTCCGAAACCGGGAAGGACGTCTTCCAATTGCCGTTTAGCTTCGTAACCGATGGCGGGCCACTCCTGCAGTACGTGTCTGTACCATCGGGCGAAGTTCTCCCCGTGCTCGGACAGTAGACGGGATTCCGAGAGGGCGGTTTCCTGCATCGCCATTGGGACTGGATGAATCAGGAGGATCTTTTCCAGCTCTTCTCTGAAACGCACCAAGGGCACGTTGTCGTCTCTTTTTGCGACCGTCGGAATGACCGAACGCGACCAGTCCGCCGGGAAGGATGCCCCCTGTTCCACTTTTTCGGTAGTTCGGTTCTGCCTGAACAGATGCGCCTCGTGTCCGTCGAACAGGAAAAACCTAGAGCCGTTCCACAGTAGTTCTTCCCGGGCGATGCGCCTTTTGCCCTCCGCCGGGGAGTGCTCGACGACAATGCTGTAGTCGTATCTTTCGCCCTCTATCGTCAGTACAAGGCCTACCGTCTGTTCCCGCCGCTTGTCCCATGCCGTGAGAGCGCGGGGATCAAAGACATCGTCGACATGGGCGCCTCGCATCAGTCTTTGGATGGATCTTATGGCGTGAAGCACCGAGGACTTGCCAGAGCCATTGTCCCCAAGCCACAACTGAAAGCTTTTTGGCCTTACCCGGAAATTGACCAGGCAATTGTAGTTGTCGATGTAGATTTCGTTTATCACTCGATTCACCTACCCATTCGGCTGTTTAGGATTCCGCCGGGTGGAGCCTTGGCGAAAGCTCGCCAAGATCCCTCCGGTGCTGCGCACCGTTCGGGATGACAAAAAAACACGCTACGCACCGGAGGAATCTCAACCGCCTGGTGCGTTCAGCTTTGCGTGCGGGATGATGCGCTGCAGGGCGGTGCGGATCGCTGGTTCGTCTTCGGCCTCGGCGGCCGATCTCAGTTCGTCCAGCAGGTCGTCGAAGCCGGGCGGCAGATCGTTGTCTCTCGCTATGAAAATCTTGCTGAACCTCGACGCGTCCGTCCCCTCCTCCGCCGTCAGCAGCTCCTCGAACAGCTTCTCCCCCGGTCGGATGCCGGAGTAGACTATCTCCACATCCTTCCCCGGCTCCAGCCCCGACAGCCGTATCAGGTCCGCAGCGAGGTCCTCTATCCGCACCGGCTCGCCCATGTCCAGCACGAACACCGCGCCGTTTCGTCTCATCCCGCCCGCCTGCAGTACAAGCTGCGCCGCCTCGGGGATTGTCATGAAAAACCGCGTCATGCCCGGATCGGTCACAGTCAACGGGCCGCCGCGGCGAATCTGCTCCTTGAACGTCGGGATCACGCTCCCCCGGCTGCCGAGCACGTTGCCGAAGCGCACCGACACGAACGCCCTTCCGTCCGTAGCCAGCCCCGCCGCGTCGCGGACAATCATCTCCGCAACTCGCTTCGACGCGCCCATCACCGAGGTCGGGTTCACCGCCTTGTCCGTCGAGATGTTGACGAACACCTCCGTACCTGAATCCAGCGATGCGGCCACCAGGTTCGCCGTGCCGAATACATTGTTCAGCACCGCCTCCTCCGGATTGCTCTCCATCAGAGGCACATGCTTGTGAGCCGCCGCGTGAAACACCACCTGCGGACGAAAGCGCTCGAAGGCGCGCATCAGCCTCTCGCGATTACGCACGTCCGCCACCACCGTATCGAACGGCGTTCCAACGCCCGACACCGTCAGCTCCTGTTCCAGCTGAAACAGGCTGTTCTCCCCCCGCCCCAGCAGCACCAGCCGTCCGGGCGAAAAGGGCAGCAACTGCCGGACGATCTCCGACCCGATCGACCCCCCCGCCCCCGTCACCAGCACAGTCCGCCCCTCGACGAACTCCGCTATCTCCTCCAGCCGCAGCACCACAGGCTCACGGTTCAACAGATCCTCCACCCGAACCTCGCGAATGTGCGAGATGCTGACCTTCCCCGACAGAACCTCCAGCATCGCCGGCACGATCCGCGCCGGCGCCCCCGCCCGCCGCGCCATGTCCAGCACCGAGCGGACGACCTCCCCACGCGCCGACGGAATCGCGATCAGCACCTCGTCCACCGAGTGATCCTGTACCACGCCCTGCAGCGCGTGAAGCGGCCCAAGCACCGGCAATCCCAGAAACGTGACCGTCCTTTTCGCCGGGTCGTCGTCCAGAAACCCCACCGGCTCCAGCCCCGCCTCCGGGTGACGAAGCATCTCGCGCGCGATCAGCACCCCCGCGTCCCCCGCCCCCGCGATCAGCACCCGCCTTGCCTCCGGGCGCGCCTTTCCCCCCTCCTGGAAAAGCCGCGACAGCGCCCGAGCCCCGCCCCACAGAAAGACCGTCACAAGCCCGTCGATAAGCGGGATGCTCCGCGGCAGCGGAAAGTAGGGCCGTCCCAGTAAAAACGACGCCCCCGACGTCATCACCGTGAAAAGAATCGCGCACTGCCCGATGCGCACCAGGTCGCTCATCCCCACGTTCTGCCACGACTGTCGGAAGAGCGAGAAATACCAGTTCAGAGCGACCTTGAGCAGCCCGGAAATCATTATGTATGGAAGAAGCGACCCGGCGTACAGATAAGGCAGAGGCAGGCCGAGTCGAAGCGCAAACGCAGCCCACGCCCCGAAGAAGCCCAGCGCCGTATCCATCAAAAGCTTTATGGCGCCCGAGCGCCGTCTGAAAAAGGGAAGCATGGAGGACCTCCTGCCGCGATGATCGAGAGAAGTAGCCGAGGACATTATATCAGAGGGGGGAGGCTAACCCTGTCATCCCGACTCTTGGAATCCCTCGTCGCTTCGCTCCTCGGGATAAGCGATCGACACGAACGGGAAAACCGCCCGTTCGGTCGCCTGCTTATGTCATCCCGAGCGAAGCGAGGGATCTCGCTTTCCCCCTGCTATAATTACTAGTTGTATATATTTAATCTCACGTACACTCTTAATGATAGCCTGTCATGACGGCGAAAACTGAACAGGAGGCGTGAAAATGGCAGAGTTTATTCCGATGAAGTCGTCCGCGGCTTTCAGGCTCAACGCGGGCGTCGACCAGACCACTGGCAAGGCGGTAGTGAAGAGCGTGTCGATTCGCGGGGTGGACCCGGAGATCGGCGCCGACGGGCTGGAGGCTGTAAGCGACGCAGTCTCCCCACTCTTCGAGCATCCGGTAATCACGATCGAGAAGACCGTCACAGAGCTTCTCGATGTGGACTAGGGAGGTGACGGTACATGGCCAAGACTCTCAGGATGAAATTCACCACGATGGAGGGCAGGAGCCGCACCCTTTCGCTGAACCACCCGCGGGGCGACGTGACCGCCTCCGAGGTCGAGGACGCGATGGAGGCGATGATGGACGAGGACTTCCTCGCCGAGGGAATATCCGCCATAGCGGGCGCTGACATAGTGGACCGCACGGTGACCACACTCTTCTAGCGGCCTGACCGGGACACCGGGGGGAGGGAAGCCCCTCCCCCCTTCGGCATTATCAAGGAGGATCGAACATGGACGAACTTATCGCAACGATGATGCAGAGCGGCTTCTCCGTCGCGGTCGCGGCCTACCTGCTGGTCCGCATGGAGAGGCGGCTGGAGGAGCTTACCCTTGCGATACGCGGACTGCACGCAGCCATAAGCGGCTCGACGACGAGGGCCGAGCCGTGAGCGGGACAATCGACAGGCTCAACGACCTGAAAATCAGCGAGCACTTCGCCCTTCGGGAGTTCGAGTGCCGCTGCTGCCGCCGTGTAATGCTCTCCCCCGCGCTGTTGGTGCGGCTGGAGGCCCTGCGCGCCCTGTGGGGAAAGCCCGTGGTGATAACCAGCGGCTACCGATGTCCTAGCCACAACCAGACGGTCGGGGGCGTGCCCAACAGCCTTCACACAAAGGGCAGGGCCGCAGACATAGCCGCGGAGAGGCGCGAGCAGGATGCCGTCGCTGCCATGGCGCGCCGAGTCGGCTTCGACTCGATGATAACCTACGGCGCCCGGAACTTCATCCACCTGGGGGTGAAGTGAACTGAGTTGGAGCAGGACGCGGTTGGAGGAGGAGCTGGCGCGCTTCACACCGCTGGTGATGGCGACCGCGCGCAGATACACGGGGCGAGGCGCGGAGTTCAACGACCTGGCGCAGGAAGGGTACCTGGCGCTGCTGGAGCTGATACCCCTCTGCCCCGCCCCGGAGCGACTGCCGGCCTACCTGAAAAGCCGCCTACCCGGAAGGGTGCGCACGGCGGCGAGAAGATGCTGGCGGTGCGCGGAGATCTCGGCCGGGTCGGTCGAGGAGCTGGAGGGGACGGCGAACGAGCCGCGGGCGAGTCAGGCCGACCCGGACGGGACGATGGACCTTGAGAGGCTGCTGACCCCCGAGGAGATGCGAGTGGCGCGAATGCTCGCCGATGGCTACACCCAGTCCGAGGTGGCGACGGAGCTGGGAGTGACCCAGCAGGCGGTGAGCAGAAGAGTGGCGAGGATGAGGGAGAGGGTGAGACGAGATCCCTCCGGTGCTGTGCACCGTTCGGGATGACAGAATGGGCTGCGCACCGTTCGGGATGACATAAGCAGGCGACCGAACGAGCGTTTTTCCGTTCGAGTCGTTCGCTTAGGCGGCATGCACCTGGCCGCCTTCCTACAGCACCGTTCGGGATGACGATGAAAAAAGGGGCCGGTGTTAGGCCGGCCCTTTGCTCGGGGAATGAAATGCACTGGGTTGATCTCGTTGCCAACGGGCGAAGTGGACAAGTCACCCATATTGTAGCGGATAGCTTAGCACTGTTGTGCTGATAGGTAGTCGGCAATT
Proteins encoded in this window:
- a CDS encoding peptidase M15; the encoded protein is MDRLNDLKISEHFALREFECRCCRRVMLSPALLVRLEALRALWGKPVVITSGYRCPSHNQTVGGVPNSLHTKGRAADIAAERREQDAVAAMARRVGFDSMITYGARNFIHLGVK
- a CDS encoding UDP-glucose/GDP-mannose dehydrogenase family protein, with translation MRICVVGTGYVGLVTGACFAEIGHDVWCVDVDERKIAMLQEGRIPIYEPGLEEIVRRNSSQGRLRFTTSLKEGMESSLFIFIAVGTPPDNAGAADLSYVWSVAREVGDHLESYKVVVTKSTVPVGTTLRVKQIVGERLALRGRADLEFDVAFCPEFLKEGNAVEDFMKPDRIVVGTENNRTAELLKELFFLFTMRENRILTMSIPSAELTKYAANAMLATRISFMNELARFCERAGADVDEVRLGMGSDSRIGSSFLYAGVGYGGSCFPKDVRALIASGDEAQSQFSILKAVDVVNREQREWFLQKILAHYGGDVSGRLFAVWGLSFKPQTDDVRESPALYIIPRLVEAGARIRAHDPVATGNARERLAEFEGSVEYVDENYEALEGADALILMTEWPPFRRPDFQRMKELLKHPTVFDGRNQYNPTSMRAAGFDYVCIGRCLPGS
- a CDS encoding DUF2922 domain-containing protein yields the protein MAKTLRMKFTTMEGRSRTLSLNHPRGDVTASEVEDAMEAMMDEDFLAEGISAIAGADIVDRTVTTLF
- a CDS encoding ATP-binding protein, whose protein sequence is MINEIYIDNYNCLVNFRVRPKSFQLWLGDNGSGKSSVLHAIRSIQRLMRGAHVDDVFDPRALTAWDKRREQTVGLVLTIEGERYDYSIVVEHSPAEGKRRIAREELLWNGSRFFLFDGHEAHLFRQNRTTEKVEQGASFPADWSRSVIPTVAKRDDNVPLVRFREELEKILLIHPVPMAMQETALSESRLLSEHGENFARWYRHVLQEWPAIGYEAKRQLEDVLPGFGQLSLKESGEFRRLMATFRITDNDYAFDFAELSDGQRQLVLLYTVLEALRLGVFSSVFIDEPDNFISMREIQPWLDNLNSMCDEFDRQAIIISHHPEVVNRMARGEELWFSRKEGSHVEAVPFPVVEGITPAEVMARGWENE
- a CDS encoding YvrJ family protein, giving the protein MDELIATMMQSGFSVAVAAYLLVRMERRLEELTLAIRGLHAAISGSTTRAEP
- a CDS encoding sugar transferase — protein: MIYPFFKRAFDLVASLALLVLLSPLMLVVALLVRVKLGSPVLFRQERPGLGGGIFTMYKFRTMTDERDEEGDLLPDAKRLPPFGQFLRSTSIDELPELFNVVRGQMSLVGPRPLLTQYLERYSPEQARRHEVRPGITGWAQVNGRNAISWEEKFACDVWYVDNISFALDMKIIFKTIAKILAREGISQEGQA
- a CDS encoding sigma-70 family RNA polymerase sigma factor, with amino-acid sequence MEEELARFTPLVMATARRYTGRGAEFNDLAQEGYLALLELIPLCPAPERLPAYLKSRLPGRVRTAARRCWRCAEISAGSVEELEGTANEPRASQADPDGTMDLERLLTPEEMRVARMLADGYTQSEVATELGVTQQAVSRRVARMRERVRRDPSGAVHRSG
- a CDS encoding DUF3800 domain-containing protein — translated: MMAGRVFEELYHHEAVIIASMVPRWVSKPEGFLYEEFLRKDQVFLFERFFYLLEENGTEGLVIMDKVEKSADRKFIRRIERYFASTAKGRERATRIVPTPFFVESDLVYAIQAADICIYAINWGFRRINHLDDSGELRQELSDRFEDWLFRLQYIKKGLEYGENKFADCYGIFYADDLYSSREKGKEAKLSVQP
- the rfbB gene encoding dTDP-glucose 4,6-dehydratase, producing MKGLLITGGCGFIGSNLVRMALADGYRVVNIDALTYAGNRSSLADLEGHPRYTFIKGDIKNAPLLRDALEGHSPDSVMHLAAESHVDRSISAPEDFILTNVLGTFRLLEASRRYFLSLNDEGGSAFRFLHVSTDEVFGSLGPEGRFDEETPYDPRSPYSASKASSDHLVRAYFHTYGLPAVITNCSNNYGPRQFPEKLIPHMILTALAGKSLPLYGDGGNVRDWLHVDDHCRALLTALERGVPGETYVIGGDSERTNLAIVEEICAILDRKRPRPDGKPYREQITFVEDRPGHDRRYAIDAAKIGRELGWKPVETFEHGLDSTVQWYLDNKAWTDSILSGDYRLERLGL
- a CDS encoding polysaccharide biosynthesis protein, whose amino-acid sequence is MLPFFRRRSGAIKLLMDTALGFFGAWAAFALRLGLPLPYLYAGSLLPYIMISGLLKVALNWYFSLFRQSWQNVGMSDLVRIGQCAILFTVMTSGASFLLGRPYFPLPRSIPLIDGLVTVFLWGGARALSRLFQEGGKARPEARRVLIAGAGDAGVLIAREMLRHPEAGLEPVGFLDDDPAKRTVTFLGLPVLGPLHALQGVVQDHSVDEVLIAIPSARGEVVRSVLDMARRAGAPARIVPAMLEVLSGKVSISHIREVRVEDLLNREPVVLRLEEIAEFVEGRTVLVTGAGGSIGSEIVRQLLPFSPGRLVLLGRGENSLFQLEQELTVSGVGTPFDTVVADVRNRERLMRAFERFRPQVVFHAAAHKHVPLMESNPEEAVLNNVFGTANLVAASLDSGTEVFVNISTDKAVNPTSVMGASKRVAEMIVRDAAGLATDGRAFVSVRFGNVLGSRGSVIPTFKEQIRRGGPLTVTDPGMTRFFMTIPEAAQLVLQAGGMRRNGAVFVLDMGEPVRIEDLAADLIRLSGLEPGKDVEIVYSGIRPGEKLFEELLTAEEGTDASRFSKIFIARDNDLPPGFDDLLDELRSAAEAEDEPAIRTALQRIIPHAKLNAPGG